The Leptotrichia sp. OH3620_COT-345 DNA segment TGCCAGAACGTACCTATTAATGCTCCGGCTAAAATCGGACTTATCTCTGACAGGAGCATTGTAAAAGCACCTACTCCATGGGCAGCCCATGTCGTTACCGGACCTATTGACAGAAATGTCAATGGAACAATTATAAGTAATGTACAAAAGGGAACTAAAAATGTTTTAACTACATCAGGTATTACCCTCATAAAAAATTTCTCTATTTTAGAAGCAAAGAAAACAGCTACAATTACAGGAACTACACTTGAAGTATAATTCATAAGCAATACCGGAATACCTAGAAATGTTGCCAGTATATCTGTTTCAATAATAGGAATTCCTTTAAATGCTGTAAAAACAACTTCATTTTTTAGCATCCCCATAACTAACGGATGAACAAGGGAAGCTCCAATTGCCATTCCTGTAAATTGATTTAATTTAAATTTTTTTGCTGCAGTAAAGCCTAAAAATATAGGAAAGAAATAAAATAAACTGTCTCCTGTTGCCTGTAAAATATTATAAGTCCCCGAGGTCTTAGTTATAATTCCAAAAGTTGTAAGCAATGAAACCGTGCCTTTTATCATACCTGTTGCTGATAATATACCTAAAGTAGGGGCAAATACTCCTGACAAAAGATCTATAATTTTATTGAATATGTTTGTATTTTCAACATCTCCTCCGTCAGATATATCGAAATTGGATATTCCTGCAATTTCAACAACTTCTTTATATACATCAGGCACATGATTTCCTATTACTACTTGATATTGTCCTCCACTTTTCACTACTGTTACTATTCCATCAGTTTTTTTCAATTTTTCAGTTTGAGCAATATCTTCATTTTTCAGTTTAAAACGGAGCCTTGTAACACAGTGGGTAAGGCTGTTTATATTTTCTTTTCCTCCTATTCCTGAAATAATTTCTTCGGCTAATTTTCGGTATTTCATATTTCCTCCTTAAATATTAATGTATAATTTTTTATTTAATTATCTTAGTTTACTAAGGCTATTCTTTAAAGTGAAAAATATATCAAATTATAAATTATATATATTTTATAATGTTTTTATAAATTCAATAAAAAAGTGGTTCTATTTTTAAAAATATATACTGTTCATAATTGAAGAATTATTTTTGATTTATAAAGCTGTTTTTAATCATAATTCACCTTCACTAAACTAAATAAAAAAGGCAAACTGTAGATATAAAAATTTAGCGAGTTCCATATAAATTAACTACATGGTAACATCCTTATTTTCTGCCAGTTTTGCCTAATTTAATAGTCACAATCCTTTTTAACTGTATTAAATCTTATTTATTCCTTTGATCTTCTATTATTCTTCTAATGTGTATTGTCAAATAAGCTTTTTCTTCTTTTGTCAGTTCCCTTTTATATATTCCCATTAGGTAATTTTGAATTTTTAAAGCACATTCGTAAGATTTTCTGTATTTTTTTCTTACTTCATTGTAAATAAAATCATCTTCCGTATTTACCTGATTATTTTTTATAATCCTTTGAAAAAAGAATTTTAAATGAGTTATAAACCTTTCGTAACTGAGGGTGGTTTCATCCGGTTCAATTTTAAAAGTATACTTTATAATATTAAGAATATCCTGTGTCATCTTTGTTATTTGTACAGTTTCTGCAATTTCACTTTTACTATTTATTTTTGCATTTACAAGATGTAATGCTATATTTGCAGCTTCATCCTCCGAAAAACTTACTCCCAGTTCCTTTTTTATAAATTCTATGGCCTTTAATCCAACTTCATATTCTTTAGAATAAAACCTTTTTATTTCCCAAAGTAGGGCATTTACATAACTTATATTTTCTTTATTCCTCTGAATAGCAAAATTAAGATGGTCAGTTAATGTCACATAT contains these protein-coding regions:
- a CDS encoding PRD domain-containing protein, translated to MKYISVSYDIIEYAENILNTRFNDFIYVTLTDHLNFAIQRNKENISYVNALLWEIKRFYSKEYEVGLKAIEFIKKELGVSFSEDEAANIALHLVNAKINSKSEIAETVQITKMTQDILNIIKYTFKIEPDETTLSYERFITHLKFFFQRIIKNNQVNTEDDFIYNEVRKKYRKSYECALKIQNYLMGIYKRELTKEEKAYLTIHIRRIIEDQRNK